ACCGGAATGGCGAAGCCCAGTCCGCTCGCGCTGTCCGAGAGCGACTTACCGGCGGTATTGATGCCGATCACCTGCGAATCCATGTCGATCAGCGGACCGCCGGAATTGCCGTGGTTGATCGAGGCGTCGGTCTGCAGGGCATCGATCACCGTATCGGTGTCGGAACCCTCACCTGACAACGGGACGGGGCGGTGCAGCGCGCTGATGATCCCGTGCGTCACGGTGCTGCGCAGTCCCAGCGGCGCTCCGGCGGCCAGCACCTCGTCGCCGACCCGGACCTTGTTGGAATCACCGAGCCGGGCCACGGTCAGGTTGTCGACGTTGTCGACCTTCAGGACGGCCAGGTCAGTCTTGGGGTCGCGGCCCACCAGGTTGGCGGGTACCTCCTTGCCGTCGTTGAACACCACGGTCGTCTTGAACTGGCTGGGGTTGTTGGCGGCTTCGGAGATCACGTGGTTGTTGGTGACGATGTAGCCGCGACCGTCGATGATGACACCGGAACCCTGCATGCCCTCCTGGTCGCTCTTGGACTCGATGGTCACGACCGAGTCGGCGACCGCCGCGGCCACCTTGGTGAACCGGCCGGCCGGCTCCTCGGCGTTGCCGCTGGTCGCCAAGGTCACCTTCGACGTCGTGAACGCCTCGACGACTTCGGCGGTCTTGCGACCGATCACGCCGCCGATCACCCCGATCACCAGCGCCAAGACGGCCAGGACAACCAGCGCCAGATAGGACACCTTGCCGCCGAACAGCACATCGCGCACGCCAAGCTTGCCCCGCTGGCCCAGCGCGCTGTGTGGTGACGGTGGGGTCAGTGCCGGGGTTCCCAGCGCGGCCGCCGCTGCGGGATCGCGCCACGGATCATCAGGCTCGTCCTGTTGGCCGTCCTTTTCCGCCGCCAGCGCCCCGGCGTCGATGGGATGGCGTTGCAGCGAGTCGACGCCGCCGGGTGGCCGGCTGAAGGCTTCCTCCAGCACCGGATCGGGCGGTTGCTCGTGTGTCCGGAACTCGGCCTGGTCCTGATACTTCGGCGGACGCACCCGCTCCGCCACAAACGAACCCTGCACCCCCGATGGTCGCCCGAACGCTTGACGCGACGCGGAATCGACCGGTGGCCGAAAGACGGGACGCGGCGCCAGGCGGGGGCCGCCGTCCCCGACACCGGTACTGCCACTGTTTTTGCCTTGGTCGGAGGTCACGTGATCCTCTTCTGGTTCTCTGCTGAGCGTTGGCGACACGGACCACGACGGCCCGCCCTACCGGACGCGGCGTTATCGGTGTCCACCCTAGTATCCGCGACGTTGCTGATGGCTGAAGCCAGCAGCCGGCCGGCATTCATTCGGGGTGCAGCCAACCAAGCTAGCGACGCTTCCGCTGGCCACGGACATCGCGCTGAGCGAAGGGACCCGGCAGCGGCGTTGCGTCGTCGGACGGCTGATGCGGGATTTCGGACAGCAACCCGAGCAGCGTGCTGGGGATGCGGATCGGGCGCGAGTCGCGTAGCGCGGCACGAGCGCGGCTGTGGTCGTCTACTTCGGCGGCGCACTGCGGGCACAGCGACAGGTGATGCGCCGCGCGCAAATGGGCGTTCATTGTCAGCTCACCGTCGACAAACGCGGCAATGGCCTCGATGGAGAGGTGTTCGGTGGACCGGAACCGGCGCGGCGCGCCGACCGGGGCATCACTCTGGGAAGCGAACTGGGTGGGCAGCCAGGAGAACGCGCGCCGAAACACATGTCCCCGGTCGGCCATCACCAGCTCCTTCCCAGCGCATTAGAGCAATTTCCAGGCTTTGGCGAGCCTTTTCCCACTTGGGTATTTCGAATGTAGCGCGGCTCGGTGCCGGATAACCATCATCAGCGAGTAAAACCCGAGGATTTGGGACCGGTTGGCAACCATGCGGTAGCCAAACCGATGGTTGGCTGCTGGCGCGTGTCTTAACCGCCTGTCCTGGCCGGTCGTGCGTAAGCCTCGCCGTGTTCAGGATGAGCGGCAAGATAGTCGCGCAACGCCTGGCGTCCGCGGTGGATCCGACTCCGCACGGTGCCGAGCTTGACACCGAGGGTGGCGCCAATCTCCTCGTAGGACAAACCCTCGATATCGCACAACACGACTGCGGCACGGAACTCCGGCGGCAGTGAATCGAGGGCGGCCTGCAAATCGGGCCCCAGACGTGCGTCGTGATAGATCTGCTCGGGGTTGGGGTCGTCGGCAGGCACCCGGTCGTAATCCTCGGGCAACGCCTCCATGCGGATGCGGGTCCGGCGGCGGACCATGTCGAGAAACAGGTTGGTGGTGATGCGGTGCAACCAGCCCTCGAACGTCCCCGGCTGGTAGTTCTGGACCGACCGGAAAACCCTGATGAACGTTTCTTGCGTCAGGTCCTCGGCATCGTGCTGATTGCCGGAAAGCCGATAGGCCAGTCGGTACACCCGGTCGGCGTGCTGACGTACCAACTCGTCCCACGACGGCATCGTGGCCTTGTCCCCGGTCGCGTCGAATACCGCAGTACCCAGCAACCCGTCGGACGGTTCGACCCACTCGTCGTCGCGGAACTGTCGGGGGTGAGACATGGTTGTCGTGCTCAAAGTGGCGATGTCGTGTCCCTCCGGAATTCCCTTGCCATCAAGCGTTGGCAGCTCGTCTCCGGCAACGCGAAGTTGCCACTCGGTATTCCCCGCCCAGCGTCCGCCTCGTTCCATACCGATACCGTCGCGTACCGGCGTGTGGGCGGTATATGAGCAAACTGAGCTTTAGCTGAGAAACCATTCCGTTACCTGGATTTTCCTGGGCTTTTCGGTGACGTGGTGACCTTGATCGCGCGACGCATCCCGGGCGTGTCCGCGAGCGCCACACGCCGTGGCCAGGGCCCGGCCATCGGGCGCGCCTGCCTGACGGCGCCGCCGATCCGACATACGCTGCCGACATGGACGGCACCGCTGACAGCTCGGTCGCCCCCGGCCCGCAGGCCCCCAGTCGAGCCGACCTGATGTCTGCGCACGCCGAGGGGTCGATATCCGAAGACGCGATCCTGACCAGCGCCCGTGAGCGGGCCATGGACATCGGCGCCGGAGCGGTGACTCCCGCGGTCGGCGCCCTGCTGAGCCTGCTGGCCAGACTCAGCGGCGGCAAGGCGGTCGCCGAAGTGGGTACCGGAGCGGGTGTCAGCGGACTGTGGTTGCTGTCCGGCATGAGCGCCGACGGCGTGCTGACCACGATCGATATCGAGCCCGAGCACCTGCGACTCGCCAAGCAGGCCTTCCATGAGGCGGGAATCGGACCGTCGCGCACCAGACTGATCGGCGGGCGTGCCCAAGAGGTGCTGACCCGACTCGCCGACGAAGCCTATGACCTGGTATTCGTCGACGCCGACCCGGTCGACCAACCGGACTACGTGGTCGAGGGTGTGCGGTTGCTGCGACCCGGCGGGGTCATCGTGGTGCACCGGGCAGCGCTGGGCGGACGGGCCGGTGATCCGGCGGCACGCGACGCCGAGGTGACCGCGGTCCGGGAGGCGGCCCGACTGATCGCCGAGGACGAACGGCTCACTCCGGCGCTGGTGCCGCTGGGTGATGGTGTGCTGGCCGCCGTCCGGGATTAAAGCCCAAGCTCGGGTGTCCCCCGCCGCCCCCGCCAGACCCGGTGCTGCACTGCTCAGGCCGATAATCCAGCGAGGCGCACCGACCAACGGTCAGGGGCACATGAGGGAAACCGCGGCAGACAAACGTTGCCAGGTCAAGTGGGCCCTCGGCATAGACCCCTGGCTGACCTGATACCTGGTGGTATTCGTGGCAGGTGTTCCTGTGCCAGCCGGCCGCCAGGTCTCGAACCCGAAAATCAACTGGGTCTCCCGGGCACCAGGTGCCGTGGCAGACCGGGTCACACCGACTTCGGCATGCGCAGTTTCAGCTCCCGGCCCCAGGGCGGCGAGCCACGAAGTAGCGACCGTGCCGAAGCCCGAAATCAGAGCACCAAGGTCGGGGCATCT
The nucleotide sequence above comes from Mycobacterium pseudokansasii. Encoded proteins:
- a CDS encoding O-methyltransferase encodes the protein MDGTADSSVAPGPQAPSRADLMSAHAEGSISEDAILTSARERAMDIGAGAVTPAVGALLSLLARLSGGKAVAEVGTGAGVSGLWLLSGMSADGVLTTIDIEPEHLRLAKQAFHEAGIGPSRTRLIGGRAQEVLTRLADEAYDLVFVDADPVDQPDYVVEGVRLLRPGGVIVVHRAALGGRAGDPAARDAEVTAVREAARLIAEDERLTPALVPLGDGVLAAVRD
- the sigE gene encoding RNA polymerase sigma factor SigE → MERGGRWAGNTEWQLRVAGDELPTLDGKGIPEGHDIATLSTTTMSHPRQFRDDEWVEPSDGLLGTAVFDATGDKATMPSWDELVRQHADRVYRLAYRLSGNQHDAEDLTQETFIRVFRSVQNYQPGTFEGWLHRITTNLFLDMVRRRTRIRMEALPEDYDRVPADDPNPEQIYHDARLGPDLQAALDSLPPEFRAAVVLCDIEGLSYEEIGATLGVKLGTVRSRIHRGRQALRDYLAAHPEHGEAYARPARTGG
- the htrA gene encoding serine protease HtrA, with translation MTSDQGKNSGSTGVGDGGPRLAPRPVFRPPVDSASRQAFGRPSGVQGSFVAERVRPPKYQDQAEFRTHEQPPDPVLEEAFSRPPGGVDSLQRHPIDAGALAAEKDGQQDEPDDPWRDPAAAAALGTPALTPPSPHSALGQRGKLGVRDVLFGGKVSYLALVVLAVLALVIGVIGGVIGRKTAEVVEAFTTSKVTLATSGNAEEPAGRFTKVAAAVADSVVTIESKSDQEGMQGSGVIIDGRGYIVTNNHVISEAANNPSQFKTTVVFNDGKEVPANLVGRDPKTDLAVLKVDNVDNLTVARLGDSNKVRVGDEVLAAGAPLGLRSTVTHGIISALHRPVPLSGEGSDTDTVIDALQTDASINHGNSGGPLIDMDSQVIGINTAGKSLSDSASGLGFAIPVNEMKVVAQTLIKDGKIVHPTLGISTRSVSNAIASGAQVANVKAGSPAQKGGILENDVIVKIGDRKVADSDEFVVAVRQLTIGQDAPVEVVREGRHVTLTVKPEPDTSS
- the rseA gene encoding anti-sigma E factor RseA; the protein is MADRGHVFRRAFSWLPTQFASQSDAPVGAPRRFRSTEHLSIEAIAAFVDGELTMNAHLRAAHHLSLCPQCAAEVDDHSRARAALRDSRPIRIPSTLLGLLSEIPHQPSDDATPLPGPFAQRDVRGQRKRR